CGGACATGGCGGGGCCGCATCAACACCCGTCGAGCACACCGAGGGCGACCTGGCCGTCGCACAGCAGTTGGTGAGCGCCGGCCACGGTTCTTCCGACGTGCTCGGCGGCATGACCCAGCACATCGCGTATCCATTGCACTTGATCAACGGGCGACCGCCCAACGATCCAGCTGTGGTGACCGCGGCCCCTGGTTCGACCCTGCGACTGCGAATCATCAACGCGGCAGCCGAGACTCCGTACCGATTTGCCGTCGCCGGTCACGAAATGACAATTGTCGCCACCGACGGTTACGACGTGGAACCGACTCCTGCCGACGCCATCATCGTCGGAATGGCTCAGCGCTACGACGTACTCGTGACAGTGAAGTCGGGAACGTGGCCGGTGGTGGCAAAGGTCGAGGGCCGCGACGGATACGCGTCGACGGTCCTGCGCAGCGCCGACGCCTTGACGCTCTCGAATCCCGACGTGGGTGGTTCGATCTCGGAACTAGATGGCCGACTCGTTCTCGAAAGCGCGCTCCGCCCCGCGGAATCCGCACGCCTCGAGACGAAGTCACCCGACCGCGACTATCACATCGAACTGATTCAAGCCGGAGATCGTTACGTGTGGGGTATGGCCGGAGCCGATGCGGGCAAGCTCGTGATGAAACAGGGTGAACGCGTTCGGATCACGATGAAGAACACGTCCACGATGTGGCATCCCATGCACACTCACGGCCATACCTTTGCCGTACCGGATTACGGCGGACTTCGTCGTGACACCGTCAACGTACTACCCGGGAGCGAACTCGCCATCGAGTTCGACGCCGACAACCCCGGCGAGTGGATGTTCCACTGCCACAATGCCTACCACTTCGAAGCCGGAATGACGGCAAATCTGCGTTACGTCCGCTGACAAGTACGAAGAATCGAGAGGAACTCTCATGAAGAAGCTCGTTCCCGCTTTCCTCGCCGCCTGTGCGGCTTTGAGTCTCACCGCCTGCAGCAGCAGCGACAGTTCGACGTCGGACGAACCTGCCGTCGTGATCGAGGTGAAGAACATGGCTTACACACCGGCATCGGTCACTATCGAGAAGGGCCAGACCGTCGAGTGGAAGTTCGACGACAGCGGACTCCCCCACGACGTAGTCGGCAACGGTGAACTCGAAGGGAAACTGAAGAGCGAGTTACTTACCGAGGGAACCTTCTCGTTCACGTTCGACGACGCCGGTACCTTCACCTACCACTGCACGCCCCATCCGATGATGGTCGGCACCGTGATCGTTCAATAGTGAGGAGGTGGATCGCCGGCTTCGGCCTTGCCGTCGCAGCAACGTGCGTTCCTGCTTGCGGCACAGAAGATCCCGCCCCCGACGTCGTGGTCGAGATCAGCAATGTTCAGTTCAGCCCGATGGACGTCACCGTCGAGCACGGCGGCACCGTCGAGTGGCGTTTCGACGACGGCGGACTTCTGCATCACGTGGAATCACCCGGACTGTTCGACAGCGGCATCACCGGAGACGGTACCTTCCGGCACACGTTCGAGAACGCCGGTGTCTACGAGTACTCGTGCTCCGTGCACCCGTACATGATCGGAGTCATCACAGTGTTGTGACTTTTGGGTTGCGACTTCTGACCCATCACTTTTCGTGAACTACATACAATTCGGAGGATCTGATGACTACCGTTCTCTCTCACGGCCCACTCCAGACCGATGTCCCTGACATTCGGCCGACCCTTCACGGCTCGGTCGGCACCGCTACTCGCGCCGGCTTGATCGCGGCAGGTGCAGCAGCGGGTGCCGGCATCGCGCTCGTGGCGGCACCTTCTGCTACAACAGCTTTGACCACTGCGGTTGTCGGAGCCGGACTGGTTACCTCACTGGCTGCCAACTGGTCGACGTGCGGAATGTCGGTTGCCGGAGTTGTTGCCGCACCGAAGCAACCTGACCGCAAGGGATCTTCGACTCCGGTACGCCGACTCGGTTGGCACGCCCTGGGTTCCGTCACTACGGGAGCCGTCACCGGCGCCCTGATCGGCGCTCTCAGCGCGGCGGTGTCGGGTTACATCCCGATCGGCTGGGCGTTGGGCGCCTGGGCCGTTGTGGCACTCGCATATGGTCTGCACGAGCTGGGTGTTCTCACGATGCCGACTCCGATGCGGCGCCAACAGCTTCCGCGCCATCTGCGCCGCACCATGGCGCCGTGGAAGGTCTCACTGATCTTCGGTGCGATCATCGGGCCCGGATTCCTGATCTTCATCCGCTCGAGTGCGTACTATCTCTTGGCGCTCGGCGTCATCGCCTCGGGTTCACCGGCTCTCGGCGCTGCACTGTTCACCGTCGTTTCCCTCGGCCGCTGCATGCCGAGCCTCGCGGCAATCGTGCACACCAAGCGCGGTGGCTCGATGCCCGGTTTCCTCTCGATCATGTGCGTCGTGGACCGTCGAGTGCAGAGCATCACGGGCGCTGCGCTGATCGCACTGGGAGCGTTTGCTGCCTTCGCGTTGATCTGAGTTTCCGTCGAAAGTAGTGTGGCCGGTGAGCATTTGCTTACCGGCCACACTACTGTGCGTAGTTCCGTTCGTATTCAGTAGGTCGATGCACCCGCATCGACCGCGAGGTGCTGGGCCGTGACGAAGGAAGCCTCGTCGGAGGCCAGGAACAGCACCGCATTGGCCTGATCTGCCGGCTGCGTCAGGGAATCCTGCGTCGACGTGATGAGCATGCCACCGACCGAAGGATTGCCCTCGATCGCCGGACCGAAGTGTGCCTGCGCACTCGCATCTCCCATCGCGGTTTCCACGCCGCCGGGGTGAAGACTGTTGACACGAATCTTGTGCTGGGCCAACTCATGCGCAAGGGCTTCGGTCATGCCGGTCAATGCATGCTTACTGGCCACATAGGGCAGCAGAAACGGCAGCCCTTTCAGTCCCGCAACCGAACTGGTCAGAATGATCGACCCGCCACCGTTCGCAATAAGGTGAGGAGCCGCAAGACGAATCGTATTCCATGTACCGGTGAGGTTCGTGCTGATGGTCTCCTCCCAGATCTCAGAAGTGACCTGATCCCATGGCGCGATGTAACAGACGCCGGCATTACCGACAACGATGTCGAGATGCCCGAAACGGTCGACACCCCGGTCAATGGCAGCGCCGAGCGCCGGCGCGTCGCGGATATCGACAGCCGCCGATTCGATGCTGCGCCCGGTCTTCTCGACCAGACGGACAGTCTCAGCGAGGTCGTCGACGGTCGCATGGGGGTACTGAAGGCCGGGTATGGGCCCGGCGATGTCGACAGCGATAATGTCGGCGCCCTCCTCGGCGAGTCGCAGCGCATGCGCGCGGCCCTGACCTCGAGCGGCTCCGGTAACGAGGGCCACCTTGCCTTCGACACGACCTGTCATGATTAATCTTTCCTTTCCAGTGTTGTGAACCCGTGCCGTCGGTTAGAGCTGACCACCCGCGTCGACGGTGTGCGTGGTTCCCGTGACATAGCGTCCGCTGTCTCCGGCAAGGTAGAGCACGGCTTCAGTGATGTCGGACGATTCGAGCGCTGGCACCGGCAGAGTATTGAGCGTCAAGGCGGCTTCCTCGAAGTCGGCCCGTGTCGGCTGGGTGAGGTCCGGCCGGAAGAGTTGGTATGTGGCGTCGTTGAGGATCATGTCGGTGGCGACGGTTGTCGGATGTATCGTGTTCACTCGGATATTCTGCGGCGCAAGTTCTTTGGCGAGCACCTTCATGAAGCCGACCAGACCCGCCTTGGCTGCCGAGTAGTGTGCGGTATTCGCGTTTGCTTTCAGAGCCGCGAGTGAGCTCGTGATCACGACAGAACCGCCGCGACCACCCGCGATGATGTGCGGTACGGAAGCAACGCAGGTCTTCCACACTCCGGTGAGATTGACGTCGATCATCGTCGACCAGGTCTCCTCGGACATCTCGAGCGTCGGAGCCGGCACCGAGATACCGGCATTGGCGAGCACGATATCGAGCCGACCGAGCTCGTCGATACCAGCATCGACTGCTGCTTTGAGACCGTCGAGATCCCGCACGTCGACTTCGCGGGCGACAATACGCCGACCGAGGGCTTTGACCTCCCGCTCGGTCTCGGCGAGGTCGTCCGCAGTGGCGGTCGGGTACGGCACGGTGTCGACCTGACGACAGACGTCGATCGCGATGATGTCGGCACCTTCTTGTGCGAGCCGTAATGCATGGCTGCGTCCCTGGCCCCGGGCAGCACCGGTGACGAATGCAACCTGACCATCGAATTGCCCCATGAAAGAAAACCTTTCGGCACCTGCAGCGCCGACCTTGTGCGGCACCGCCTCGTACCACGCAGGTTATGTCACTCAATGACAAAACATGCCGTTTTCGAGAAAACTCCCACCGACGCGATATCCGATCGTTACGGGCAACCTGCCGATGTCCGAAGCCGCGCCCGAACCAACCTGGAACGATGGACCGCGTGATCAGTACCGATAACCGAATCGACCGCGGAGGACGGCCCGCAGCGACAACTGCGCACCACCTCGCCGCCGTCGCCCAGCGACTGTTCGTCGAGCGCGGCTTCGACCGAACCAATGTCGAAGACATCGCGCAAGAAGCGGGTATCAGCACTCGAACCTTCTTCCGGTACTTCCCGACCAAAGCCGATGTCCTGTGGGTCGAATCGGATGCCGAGATCAGTCGACTGCGACAAGCGCTCGCCGACAGCGCAGCGACCGAACCGTACGAAGCCGTTATGGTGCGCGCCGTGGTCACGGCAATGGCCTTCCCCGACGACCAGATCGAATGGGCCAGACACCGGGCCCAACTGGTCCTGACGGAACCCGCCGTGCAAGCACAGGCCTCGCAACGTCACACCAGGTGGCGAGCCGCTGCCACCGAATTCGTGAGCACTCGTACCACTGACGGATTCTTCGCAATTGCGGTGGGACACGCAGTACTCGCCGCCACACAATCGGCACACGAGTACTGGGTCACGCACGCCGACACCCACCTCGCCGACCACCTCGAGCAGTCGCTACTCCTACTGCTCCCACCCCTGCCCGCCGATACCGAGATGCTCGCCGACGATCGCTCCGATCTGCGGGGGTGAAAGGCATACGGAAACTGTCATCGAAACTACCGGCTTGGGTTACCACCAGCTGAGGTAATCCCTTACGGACTGCGCAGCAAAACGGATGGCCATTCCGCCGGGCGCACCTCGACATGCTGGAGGTTCCGATGCCTGAACCCGAAAACCCCACGTTCGGAGAGGCGGAACCTGCCCACGACGACGCAGTCGGTCAACCCCACACCGAAGCCGAGGGCCAGCCCATCATCGCCGCCGAACAGGACGCAGCACGGATCAGCTCGCCCGCACACCCGCTTGGTGAGCCCGGCCCCCGATTCAACCGCAAGTCCCCGTTCATAATTGGCTTGACCGCGGCAGCGGGTGTCGCGGTGACCTACGGCGGAATCGAGTTGCTGATCGCCGCCAGAGGAGTTCTCATCCTCATCGTCATCGCCGCCTTCCTCGCGGTCGGCCTCGAACCCGCGGTGTCCTGGTTGGTCCACCGCCGAATTCCCCGCTGGGCGGCCGTGACCGCTGTCTTCCTCGTCGCCTTCGGCTTGCTCGCCGGATTTCTCGCGGCCGCGATCCCGCCACTCGTCACCCAAGGCACCGCACTCGTCGACAACGCCCCGGATTATCTGCACCACCTCCAACAGCGCTACCCCACCATCGACCAACTCAACAGTCGATTCCACCTTCAGGACAAGCTCCAAGAGACAATCGGCGGCGAGAATGTTCCGAGCGTCCTCGGTGGGATCGTCGGTGCAGGCAAGGTCGTGTTCAGCGCGATCAGCGGTGCCGTCATCGTATTCGTCCTCACCGCCTATTTCCTCGCCAACTTCCCCCGGATCCGCGCCTCGCTCTACCGACTTGCACCCCACTCCCGCCGCCCGCGGACAATTCTGATCGGCGACGAAATTTTTGCCAAAGTCGGCGGATACGTGCTGGGTAACCTCCTGATCTCGCTCATCACCGCCGTCCTCACCTTCATCTGGCTGATCGCATTCGGGGTGCCATACCCACTACTGCTCGCGGTATTGGTCGCAGTACTGGACCTGATTCCGATTATCGGATCGACACTTGCCGGTATCGTCGTCGCCTTGGTGGCTTTGACTGTGTCACTACCTATTTCACTCGCTACAGTCGTCTTCTTCATCGCGCTCCGACTTATCGAGGACTACCTGCTCGTGCCACGCATCATCGGCCGAACCGTCCAGGTACCACCCCTCGTCACGGTCGTCGCAGTCCTGCTCGGTGGGGCACTGCTCGGAATTGTCGGTGCACTACTCGCCATCCCGATTGCCGCCGCGATCCTGCTTCTCGCGCGCGAAATACTCTTCCCGCAGCTGGACCGTCGATAACAGCTGGAGCGCAGTCGAACCCGAGATCTCACGGAATGAGCATGGCCTTGATGGAGCGTCGCTCGTCCATCGCTGCATACGCCTCGGCGACCTGGTCGAGCGGAAGCGTCAGATCGAAGACTTTGCCCGGCTGGATCTGCCCGTTCCAGACACGGTCGAGGAGATGGTCGAGGTAGGCCCGCACCGGTGCCGGTCCACCGCGCAAGCCGACGTTCTTCCAAAACATGTGCCGCTGAGGAAGATCCGCGACATGCGGAACACCGACCCAGCCAACCATGCCGCCGGGGCGCGCGGACCGCAGGGCCTGCTCGACGGAATCGTGAGTACCGACGCACTCGAACACCGAATCGGCTCCGATTCCGGAGGTGAGTTCCTTGACCCGCTCGACGCCTACGTCGCCGCGCTCCGCAACGATCTCCGTGGCACCGAATTCCAGTGCGAGACGCTGCCGATCCTCATGACGGCTCATTGCAATGATCCGCTCCGCACCCAACTCTGCTGCCGCAAGAACACCGGACAGGCCTACCGCGCCGTCACCCACAACCACGACCGTGCTTCCGGGCTTGACGCCTGCGCTGATCGCCGCATGCCAGCCGGTACACATGACGTCGGAGAGCGCCAGAATGTTCGGGATCATCGCCTCGTCCGGCAGTTCGGGTGTGGCGACGAGTGTCCCGTCGGCGTTCTGGACGCGGATCAGTTCTGCTTGACAGCCGTCGTATCCGGTGCCGTGGAGGCAGTTCGCGTGGGCGCCGACCTTGCAGAGCGCGCACGTGTTGTCACTGGTCAAAAATCCGCCCACCACAAATTGTCCAGGCTTCACGGTGGTGACGTCACTTCCCACCGCTTCGACGATGCCGACGTATTCGTGACCGATGGGCGTCGGCTTGGCGACTTCCGCGATACCGCGGTATCGCCACAGGTCCGAACCGCACACGCACGCAGCCACGGTGCGAACTATCGCATCGGTGGGCTCGACGATCACCGGGTCTGGGCGATCCTCGAATCGGATGTCATGGGGACCGTAGATGATTGTGCCTCGCATGAAAAACTCCTTCGCTGCTGCTCGTCGCGTATCAGGCGGGGAAGACTTCGAGAGTGGCTGAACGCGGACCACTTTCGATCAGGTGGTCGACGATGCTCGGGTACTGGCGGTACTTCGTCCGGTAGGCACTGTCGACCGTCGGAAGGTCTGCGTCGCCGGCTTCGACGAATTTCACGTCGTACACCGTGCCATCGGAGATGATCTGCCCGGTTCCTGTCGTGATCGCACTCGTGAACCAGGCTGCCGGCCGGCCGTTGGTGGATCGGATGAAGATCCGATCACCGTCGCCGACGATCCAGATTATTGTCGGCTTTCTCAGCGAACCGTCCGCCCGCGCGGTCACGACCTGCACCTCCTGAGGGTTCGTGATCGCCGCTACCTGATCTTCGCTCCAGCCCGCCATGGCATGCACCCCTTGCGTCGACGACATGTTCCTTCAGCCAACCCCAGATCCGCCCGGAGCGCGAGGGCCGGAGATTACCGGTAATGCCAGTGCTCCCTTGGGCACTCAACACCCCCTTGATACGCAAGCCTACGCTTGCCTATAGTGGTGCCGTGGTCACCATCTACCGTGCTCTCGACGACGAGACGAGGCGCATCATCCTCGACGAACTCGCGGCACATGACGGCCAGACCCTGTTCGAGATCTGTTCACTGCTCACGATGCGGCACGGTCTTGGCTTCACGCGTCAGGCCATCTCTCAGCACCTCGGCGTACTCGAGTCGGCTGGACTAGTCGTGACGGAGCGGCGCGGACGTTCCAAATTCCACTACTTCAATCCCGAGCCACTTGCCGAAATCACCCGGCGATGGCCTGTCGAGACAGGAACACAATGCAAATCAAACTGACAAGCCTCTTCGTCGACGATCAGCGAGCAGCACTCGCCTTCTACACCGACGTGCTCGGTTTCACGAAGCATCACGACATCCCGCTGGGCGAAGACTCGTGGCTCACGGTCATCTCACCGGAGGCTCCCGACGGCCCGCAACTCCTACTCGAACCCGCAAAGCACCCGGCGGTGAAACCGTATCGCGATGCACTTGCCGAGGAGGGCATCCCACTCGCTCAGTTCGCCGTCGAGGACGTCGAAGCCGAGCATGCACGTCTCACCGAGAAGGGTGTGGTGTTCACGCAGCCGCCGACAGATATCGGCACTGCCGTCGTGGCCGTTTTCGACGACACATGCGGCAACCTCATCCAGATCATCGCGGAGAAGCCTGCTCAGTGACGCTCTTGCTGTGCGCCTTTATTAACCGCCCGCGGTTAATAAAGGCGCACAGCAGATTTGACCGAATCCTCCGGCGGGCTCGTGACCTTCGCATCGCGACCGGACAGCATGTCGATTGCCGCTTTGGGCTTGGCGAGAATCCATTCTCGGGCAGCATTTTTGATCAACGTCGGTGTGGAGCACCCACAATCACTGTTCACCCCGTCCGCATCGATCCCGGCGTCACGGCACAACGCGACCGCGCGGGGCACGTGGTAGCCCTGGGTGACGATCAACGCCTTCGACACACCATACGTATGTATTGCCCTAGAGCAGGTGTCATACGTGTCCAGGCCGTACGGATCCCCGACGATACGACGCTTATCGATCCCCTGCTCCACCAGGTAATTTGTCATCGCGGCGATCTCGTCACCCGAAGCCCCACTGGCATCCCCCGACACCAACACTGCGCTCGCCTTGCCGTCCTCGACCAGTTGGACGGCCGCGTCGAGGCGCCCTTTCAGGAACGCCATCGGCTTGCCGTCCTTGATCTGAGCACCCAGAACGATCACCACCGGAGCCTCGGGCGCATCCGCGACGTCGGAGGTGTGCCCCGACGCGGCGACGGATATCCAGAGGACGGACCCCACATAGGCAACTACGCCGAGTGCAACGAGACCCGCAATCCATCGCTTCACTAGCGGAAGAGGTTCGCGACAAACGGAATTGTGTCGGCCTGCGATTCGATCAACGCGCCACTGTGGTCGGTGTTGTAGGTCTTGAAGGTCACGGGTTCACCATTCGCGACCAGTGCCGCGACAAGCGAAAGTGCCGACGGGGCAGGAACATCCACGTCCAGCAAGCCTTGGCCGATGAAGATAGGCCGGTCGTAACCGCTGGTCGGTACACCCATGTAGTCGTTCAGGAGACCGTAGAAGTTCGGTATTTCGTTGAGCGGACGCGACAACACGTCACCAAGCACCAGCTTCTTCGATGCTTCTTCCAAGTCTGCGGCGCATAGCTTTTCGGCCAGATCGACCTGCTCGCGCCCCAGCGGAGTCAGGTACGAGTTCACGTCGATTTCCGGGTGCGCTTCGCGCAGACCCGCCAGAATGTAGAGGGCGTACGACGTCAAGCCTCCACCGAGTGCGACGGGCGGAAATCCGGGGCCGGCCGGCAGGAAGACCAGTTCTATGTTGGCCGGTACACCCGTCCCCACACCACCGCGGTAGTCGAGGGAATCCCCACCGTATTCGGTTGCGTATCGCGCGGTCGTGATTGCCGCGCCGCCGCCTTGCGACTGCCCGACCACTGCCCAGCGATTCGAGATCGAAGAATCGAGGGCGCGAGCAGCTTTCACAGAGTCGACGACGCTGTGCGCCTCCACTTTTCCGTCGAGGTACGGCATGAGTCCCGGAGTTCCCAGTCCGACGTAATCGGTTGCGACCACGGCGTAGCCTTCGGCAAGCCAGCGACCCAGATATGGGTAATCACGTTCCGGGAGTCCTGGCCCCACCAGGGAGGGCGCACAGGAGTCGTCGAGGCCGGTGGTTCCGTGCGCCCACGCGATGACGGGCCAGCCGCCTTCGGGGGCAGGCCCGGCCGGTACGTAGTACGCGCCGCTACTGAGGGCAGGGCTTCCGTCGGAACCGATGGTCCAGTACGTGAATCGAGTAGCGTCGGCCGTCCCCGGAATCCAGAGATCCCGCGGTAGCGGTTCGCTCGAGACAACAGTTCCGGTTGCAACCGAGACGCCGGGCGCCTCCGCCGACGCCATAGGCGCCAAGGCCACCGAACTAATCGCCGCAGCACACAGCGCCGCAATAATCGACTTCGACTGGAAATTCACGTCCCCACAACCCCTCATTCCGATGCACTGGAGTCATCGTAGGACGTGGTTCCGATCGGCGCGGCTGATTGTCACGGCTGCGACGACTACGCCGATCACCACCCCGATGAGAGTGTCCGCGACCCGAGCGAGCGCCGCACTGGTCTCGATCGGTGCGCTGAGACCGATGAGCACCAAGGCCATCGGCGTCACGGCAACAGACGTCAACGCGTAGTTCTTGACGACAAACAGTTCCGCCGCGGTCTGCAAGATCACCACTGCAACAACAGCCTGCCAATAGCCGAGTGTCAGGGCGATCAGAGCGGCAGCGATGACTGCTCCGCCGACGTTGCCGACAAGCCGTTGGATTCCGCGTTGAACGGTCTGCTTGTAGTTCAGTCCCTGCATGGCCGCCATCGCACCCATCGACGCCCACAGCGGATGCTCGAGCCCGGCGGCTGCGGCGACCCATCCGGCTAATGCCGACGCCACGACGATACGAACGGCATTCATCACGACGGCGCGCGAGTACAGGTGCCGCAGACCTGCGATGACGTAGTTCTCCGGCGCGGGCAATTCCGATGCAGGTTCGAGCGAGTGCTCGATCATGCTGGAGCGCTTCATCTTACGAAGCTCACCCTCATGCAATGCAATATCGCGAATCAGCGACGGATCGCCCTGCTCGCTCCACAATCGCACTGCGGCATCCGCTTCGCCGAGCACCGCCATCAGTTCGCGTCCATGACCCATCGTCGACTTGATCCGACTACTCGACGCGATAACCGTGCGCGCATGCGCAATCGACGCCTGCGCTGCGGCGACTGCAGAATCACCGCCGGCCTCTAGCCTCCCGACGTTCGCCAGCGCCCGGGCAACAGCCAGTCGGGCGGGGCCCATCGGCAACGCAAGCGCGGGAAGCATCGCCGCGGCCCATCCGATCAGGACACCGACCGTTCCTGCGATGACCAGCCGAACCAGATCCGAAACACTCGTGGCAAAGCCGGCCGCACCCGTCGCGGCGAAGACGAGAATCACGGGCCCTGGCCCAGTGATGCGGAAACCGGAGATGAAGCAGTACGCCGCGCCGGCCGCCAGCGAGAGAACACCGATCTGCGCCCAGACCGGCACACCGAGCACTCCCATTGCCGCACCGAAGGCGATGAACACGATCAGCGCTGCGCCCACCATCGCGAGTTTGCCCGCCAACCGGGGGTATGGCTCGTACCGTCCGAACGCCGCGCTCAGCGCGCCCAGCGCCGCAAATCCCGCCAGCTCTCCGTGCCCGAGCACACCGCCCAAAATCAGGACTACCGCCGTTGCCAAGCCAACTCGTATCGCCGGGGCAATTCCGGCGTCGGCGGAACCGAGCCGGAAAGCTGCTCGCCACGTCTGCGCTGACACCGAATGCGCAATTGCTCCGCTCGAATGGCGGAGTCGGCTGGGGGTCGCGGAGAGAGTCGGAGTAGGCGTCACCAATCCACCATACATTTATTTCACTAGTAAATTACTTGTGAAGTACTGTGAAATCGATCGCTAGGATGTGTGCCATGGATCAGGCCAACAGTCCCGAAGACGACTTCATCGACAAAGTCCGTCGTGAATGGAATCGCGCCTACCCTGAGATCGACACCTCCCCGGTCGAGGTGATGGGACGGATCACCCGCATCAGTTCGCAGTCCCTTCACCAACTTGATCGCGCCCTGGCGCCCAGCGGTGTCTCCCGCGCCGAATTCGACGTGATGAGCGCACTGGCACGCAGCGATCGACCACTACGCGCCAGCGAGGTCACAGCAGTCACTATGTTCAGCGGCGCTGCCACCACCAAACATGCCGATCGACTGGCCAAGCTCGGACTGGTGGAGCGTCAACGGTTCGAACGTGACGGACGCGTCGTACTTCTCCAATTGACCGAAGCCGGAAGAGCTTTGGTCGAATCAGAGTTTCCGCGCCGAGTCGAACGCGACCGCCGGTTGTTATCCGGACTGACCGAGGACGAGAAAGTGCAACTCACCGCACTCCTCAAGCGGATCTCGGTCAACATCGACGCCGGGCTACCGGACTGAGCTACTTCGGCAACGGAACGTTCTGCAACCGAACCTGTCCACGCGCCACTTCTTTTCCCGTTTCGGGGTCGGTGATGACAACCGACCACAACTGCTGAACGCGGCCCTGCTGAATCGGAAGTGCCACGACGTCCACGCGTCCACCGGTGCGCGCTCGCAAGAAGTCGGTTCCGTTGTGAACGCCGACCGCAAATTCTCCGCGGTCCGCAACAGCGGTACTCGCACCGATACTGGCCGCAGACTCCACCGCCGTTGTGTAGACGCCGCCGTGCACCACACCCCAAGGCGTGTGATGAGCGTCGGACAGATCGATGTGTCCGACGACTTTGGTGCCGGACACCTCGTCGAGTTGTAATCCTGCGGCGCTCACGAAAGCGCTCGATGCTTCAAGATCTACATCGGCCACGTCATGCTCCTCATCTTGTCGGTTGGATTTCCCAACTCACACTGCGGCATAGATTTCGTACCGTCAAGTGCTAAGTTGGATTTCGCAACCCACTGTCGAGCGTGACACGTAGTCGATCGGAGTGACCATGACGCCTAAAGGTCGTAACTGCTCGATCGCCAAAGCCTTGGATCTTGTCGGCGAGAAATGGTCGCTTCTGATCCTGCGTGAAATCGTCCTCGGGCAACGACGCTTCGACGCCATCGCGCGGGGAACCGGCGCCAGCCGCGATATTCTTGCCGCCCGGTTACGCACTCTTGTCGACGCCGACGTGCTGACAAAACGCTTGTACGAGGACCATCCCCCACGCTA
The nucleotide sequence above comes from Rhodococcus sp. KBS0724. Encoded proteins:
- a CDS encoding zinc-dependent alcohol dehydrogenase family protein, yielding MRGTIIYGPHDIRFEDRPDPVIVEPTDAIVRTVAACVCGSDLWRYRGIAEVAKPTPIGHEYVGIVEAVGSDVTTVKPGQFVVGGFLTSDNTCALCKVGAHANCLHGTGYDGCQAELIRVQNADGTLVATPELPDEAMIPNILALSDVMCTGWHAAISAGVKPGSTVVVVGDGAVGLSGVLAAAELGAERIIAMSRHEDRQRLALEFGATEIVAERGDVGVERVKELTSGIGADSVFECVGTHDSVEQALRSARPGGMVGWVGVPHVADLPQRHMFWKNVGLRGGPAPVRAYLDHLLDRVWNGQIQPGKVFDLTLPLDQVAEAYAAMDERRSIKAMLIP
- a CDS encoding DUF2255 family protein, producing MSSTQGVHAMAGWSEDQVAAITNPQEVQVVTARADGSLRKPTIIWIVGDGDRIFIRSTNGRPAAWFTSAITTGTGQIISDGTVYDVKFVEAGDADLPTVDSAYRTKYRQYPSIVDHLIESGPRSATLEVFPA
- a CDS encoding helix-turn-helix transcriptional regulator translates to MYRALDDETRRIILDELAAHDGQTLFEICSLLTMRHGLGFTRQAISQHLGVLESAGLVVTERRGRSKFHYFNPEPLAEITRRWPVETGTQCKSN
- a CDS encoding VOC family protein codes for the protein MQIKLTSLFVDDQRAALAFYTDVLGFTKHHDIPLGEDSWLTVISPEAPDGPQLLLEPAKHPAVKPYRDALAEEGIPLAQFAVEDVEAEHARLTEKGVVFTQPPTDIGTAVVAVFDDTCGNLIQIIAEKPAQ
- a CDS encoding vancomycin high temperature exclusion protein, with product MKRWIAGLVALGVVAYVGSVLWISVAASGHTSDVADAPEAPVVIVLGAQIKDGKPMAFLKGRLDAAVQLVEDGKASAVLVSGDASGASGDEIAAMTNYLVEQGIDKRRIVGDPYGLDTYDTCSRAIHTYGVSKALIVTQGYHVPRAVALCRDAGIDADGVNSDCGCSTPTLIKNAAREWILAKPKAAIDMLSGRDAKVTSPPEDSVKSAVRLY
- a CDS encoding S9 family peptidase; the protein is MNFQSKSIIAALCAAAISSVALAPMASAEAPGVSVATGTVVSSEPLPRDLWIPGTADATRFTYWTIGSDGSPALSSGAYYVPAGPAPEGGWPVIAWAHGTTGLDDSCAPSLVGPGLPERDYPYLGRWLAEGYAVVATDYVGLGTPGLMPYLDGKVEAHSVVDSVKAARALDSSISNRWAVVGQSQGGGAAITTARYATEYGGDSLDYRGGVGTGVPANIELVFLPAGPGFPPVALGGGLTSYALYILAGLREAHPEIDVNSYLTPLGREQVDLAEKLCAADLEEASKKLVLGDVLSRPLNEIPNFYGLLNDYMGVPTSGYDRPIFIGQGLLDVDVPAPSALSLVAALVANGEPVTFKTYNTDHSGALIESQADTIPFVANLFR
- a CDS encoding FUSC family protein, whose translation is MYGGLVTPTPTLSATPSRLRHSSGAIAHSVSAQTWRAAFRLGSADAGIAPAIRVGLATAVVLILGGVLGHGELAGFAALGALSAAFGRYEPYPRLAGKLAMVGAALIVFIAFGAAMGVLGVPVWAQIGVLSLAAGAAYCFISGFRITGPGPVILVFAATGAAGFATSVSDLVRLVIAGTVGVLIGWAAAMLPALALPMGPARLAVARALANVGRLEAGGDSAVAAAQASIAHARTVIASSSRIKSTMGHGRELMAVLGEADAAVRLWSEQGDPSLIRDIALHEGELRKMKRSSMIEHSLEPASELPAPENYVIAGLRHLYSRAVVMNAVRIVVASALAGWVAAAAGLEHPLWASMGAMAAMQGLNYKQTVQRGIQRLVGNVGGAVIAAALIALTLGYWQAVVAVVILQTAAELFVVKNYALTSVAVTPMALVLIGLSAPIETSAALARVADTLIGVVIGVVVAAVTISRADRNHVLR
- a CDS encoding MarR family winged helix-turn-helix transcriptional regulator gives rise to the protein MDQANSPEDDFIDKVRREWNRAYPEIDTSPVEVMGRITRISSQSLHQLDRALAPSGVSRAEFDVMSALARSDRPLRASEVTAVTMFSGAATTKHADRLAKLGLVERQRFERDGRVVLLQLTEAGRALVESEFPRRVERDRRLLSGLTEDEKVQLTALLKRISVNIDAGLPD
- a CDS encoding PaaI family thioesterase; translation: MADVDLEASSAFVSAAGLQLDEVSGTKVVGHIDLSDAHHTPWGVVHGGVYTTAVESAASIGASTAVADRGEFAVGVHNGTDFLRARTGGRVDVVALPIQQGRVQQLWSVVITDPETGKEVARGQVRLQNVPLPK
- a CDS encoding helix-turn-helix domain-containing protein, translating into MTPKGRNCSIAKALDLVGEKWSLLILREIVLGQRRFDAIARGTGASRDILAARLRTLVDADVLTKRLYEDHPPRYEYVATESGKALYPILMAIMEWGDTYAIDGPPPTVVEHRCGEQLHAQVVCAHCNEPLEARDATVVHLSPTAP